The window GCCAGGACGGTGGACCGGCGTACGCGCAGGGCGTCAGGGGGGCGCAGATAGCGCAGGGCCAGGTAATAGAGGCCCAGGAGGCCGATGCACAGGGCCAGGGCGTCAGGCGGATACCAGTCCAGCCACCAGCGCTGCTCTAGGCCGAAGTGGAGGAACGGCACGTCCCCATACCACCCTTCCTCACAGGAGTCCCGCCTTCATCGTGGCCAATACGGCGACGAAGAGGGCAATTGCCATGCTCAGGCCGAAGGCGAACAGGAACGAGAACAGCTTGCTGTCGAACCGGAGGTGCATGTACCACATGACCACCAGCAGGAACTTCAAGCCCGAGAGGGCCAGGAACAGCTCCACCAGCACGCCCCGCAGCCCTTCGATATAGTAGATGGCCACCTCGATGGAGGTGATGATGAACAGGGCCACAGCCACCCGTATGTAGTCGGCGGTGGTTGCGTGGAGGCCACCGGCGTGAGCCTCCCCTTCCTCCTCCCGCCGCCGTCGGGCACCTCGCAGCTCTGCCAGCGTCATCCTCGCCCTCCTACAGTGGCTCCAGCAAGTATATCAGGGTGAAGATCAGGATCCACACGATGTCCACGAAGTGCCAGTAGAGGCCCGCCAGCTCCACGTTGAGGGCATTGTGCTGCCCTATCCGCCCCCGCATGGCCATGACCCACAGGGAGAGCAGGATGAGGACTCCCACCGAGACGTGGGCGCCGTGGAAGCCCGTCAGCAGGTAGAAGCTGCTGCCGAACAGGTTGGTGCTCAGGGTAAGGCCCTTGTGCACAAACTCGGTGAACTCGAACGCCTGCCCGGCCAGGAACGAGATGCCCAGCAAGGCCGTACAGAGTAGCCAGGTGCGCATCTGGTGCAGGCGTCCCCGGTGGGCCGCCCCCACCGCCAGGGCCATGGTGGTGCTGCTCATGAGCAGGATGAA is drawn from Dehalococcoidia bacterium and contains these coding sequences:
- a CDS encoding cytochrome c oxidase subunit 3, with the protein product FILLMSSTTMALAVGAAHRGRLHQMRTWLLCTALLGISFLAGQAFEFTEFVHKGLTLSTNLFGSSFYLLTGFHGAHVSVGVLILLSLWVMAMRGRIGQHNALNVELAGLYWHFVDIVWILIFTLIYLLEPL
- a CDS encoding cytochrome C oxidase subunit IV family protein; the protein is MTLAELRGARRRREEEGEAHAGGLHATTADYIRVAVALFIITSIEVAIYYIEGLRGVLVELFLALSGLKFLLVVMWYMHLRFDSKLFSFLFAFGLSMAIALFVAVLATMKAGLL